The Mercenaria mercenaria strain notata chromosome 8, MADL_Memer_1, whole genome shotgun sequence genome has a segment encoding these proteins:
- the LOC123565348 gene encoding clumping factor A-like, whose product MYGDGVTDSMTDSIIDGMVDGVTGGVTNDRADSMADNRTDSMTDGITDGLVDGITDSMTDGITDGMAGSMTDGMADGITDGMADGITDGITDGMTDGMADGITDGMTDGITDGMADGITDGMTGGVTDGVTDGRANSMTDSITDGMADGVTDGRADGRADSMTDSMTDGITDGMADGVTDGVIDSMTDCVTIGMTDGINDGRTDGVIGCMTDGRAGCD is encoded by the coding sequence ATGTATGGTGATGGTGTGACTGATAGTATGACTGATAGTATTATTGATGGTATGGTTGATGGTGTGACTGGTGGTGTGACTAATGATAGGGCTGATAGTATGGCTGATAATAGGACTGATAGTATGACTGATGGTATTACTGATGGTTTGGTTGATGGTATTACTGATAGTATGACTGATGGTATTACTGATGGTATGGCTGGTAGTATGACTGATGGTATGGCTGATGGTATTACTGATGGTATGGCTGATGGTATTACTGATGGTATTACTGATGGTATGACTGATGGTATGGCTGATGGTATTACTGATGGTATGACTGATGGTATTACTGATGGTATGGCTGATGGTATTACTGATGGTATGACTGGTGGTGTGACTGATGGTGTGACTGATGGTAGGGCTAATAGTATGACTGATAGTATTACTGATGGTATGGCTGATGGTGTGACTGATGGTAGGGCTGATGGTAGGGCTGATAGTATGACTGATAGTATGACTGATGGTATTACTGATGGTATGGCTGATGGTGTGACTGACGGTGTGATTGATAGTATGACCGATTGTGTGACTATTGGTATGACTGATGGTATTAATGATGGTAGGACTGATGGTGTAATTGGTTGTATGACTGATGGTAGGGCTGGGTGTGACTGA
- the LOC123566353 gene encoding uncharacterized protein LOC123566353: protein MESTDLDMGEIFDDDDIDEDVGASRVLPDLPEATQTQENDEEENAEVLARLKDLSKGAAKKVVRKPQPKLDPTRLTGDRGIPILPNLFKNVKFKGKGYESHDLALLMRQMEHWAHRLFPKMPFDEVIERVEKLGSKKEVQTCIKKMRLDMPILDNDFVGSDQEDGVRRGEEPEEDGVRRGEEPENNVQEEVRGEDMWDELLREEAELSASQVEPEPSSGVQATASQRDDRASVTPATPVQTGRHTTDGITPEQLERIERNKQLAMERRLKKMGHLTPGSKAVHSLTPTKTRTPSSPTQTKPNQNNVDASQDDNEGFSQKLGANLENSSEKAGSASQNTSKDTNSEKFTDMDSEMSEVVEKGPSQNITVAENPKENAQHWHTGPAGQSDTGIKFGSESETMDTETGETVGKGSHSEEMSEVIENQDVQNCLQTESESTVDTQMSEVIEPLGSEKIILKEKPNNIASGYTEIKQSENKNVELPDIKQNTDVKHGKENVLSNKVDMKGDHCNAEVDVDDFDDELTEDQLMDTLEN from the exons ATGGAATCAACAGATCTTGACATGGGTGAAatttttgatgatgatgatatagaTGAAGATGTCGGAGCATCGAGGGTTCTGCCTGACCTTCCCGAGGCAACCCAAACTCAAGAAAATGATGAAGAAG AGAATGCAGAAGTGTTGGCAAGGTTGAAAGATCTGTCTAAAGGTGCAGCTAAGAAGGTTGTGAGGAAACCTCAGCCAAAGTTAGACCCAACAAG GCTGACTGGAGATAGGGGAATACCCATTttaccaaatttgtttaaaaatgttaaattcaaagGAAAAGGATATGAA TCACATGATCTTGCATTGTTGATGCGTCAGATGGAGCATTGGGCACATCGTTTATTTCCTAAGATGCCATTTGATGAGGTGATAGAGCGGGTAGAGAAGCTAGGCAGTAAAAAGGAGGTTCAGACATGTATTAAGAAAATGCGTTTGGATATGCCGATACTGGATAATGATTTTGTTGGGTCGGACCAGGAGGATGGTGTGAGACGTGGGGAGGAGCCGGAGGAGGATGGTGTGAGACGTGGGGAGGAGCCTGAGAACAATGTACAG GAAGAAGTAAGAGGAGAGGACATGTGGGATGAGTTACTGAGAGAAGAAGCTGAGTTGAGTGCCTCCCAGGTGGAGCCAGAACCCAGCTCTGGTGTACAGGCAACTGCTTCACAAAGAGATGACAGAGCATCTGTTACACCTGCTACTCCAGTACAGACAGGAAGACACACAACTGAT GGGATCACCCCAGAACAGCTGGAGAGGATAGAGAGGAACAAGCAGTTGGCAATGGAGAGACGGCTGAAGAAAATGGGTCACCTTACTCCAG GGTCCAAAGCAGTGCATTCCCTAACACCAACAAAGACCAGAACACCTAGCAGTCCAACGCAAACAAAACCTAACCAGAACAATGTTGATGCCTCACAAGATGATAATGAAGGTTTTAGTCAGAAGCTAGGGGCAAATCTAGAAAATAGCAGTGAAAAAGCTGGATCTGCTTCTCAAAATACCAGCAAAGATACTAACAGTGAAAAATTTACTGATATGGATAGCGAGATGTCAGAAGTTGTTGAGAAAGGTCCAAGTCAGAATATAACTGTGGCTGAAAATCCCAAAGAAAATGCACAACATTGGCACACAGGGCCGGCTGGTCAGTCtgatactggaattaaatttggTTCTGAGTCAGAAACCATGGACACTGAAACTGGTGAAACAGTTGGTAAAGGTAGTCATTCTGAagaaatgtctgaagtcattgaaaaTCAGGATGTTCAGAACTGTTTacaaactgaaagtgaaagtacTGTAGACActcaaatgtctgaagtcattgaacCTTTAGGAAGTGAGAAAATTATCTTGAAGGAGAAGCCGAACAATATTGCAAGTGGATACAcagaaattaaacaaagtgaGAACAAAAACGTGGAATTGCCAGATATAAAACAGAATACAGATGTTAAACATGGTAAAGAAAATGTGTTGAGTAACAAGGTAGATATGAAAGGTGATCATTGTAATGCTGAGGTAGATGTTGACGACTTTGATGATGAACTAACAGAAGATCAGTTAATGGATACTTTAGAAAATTAA